The genomic interval AACGTCGACATCGATCCGACGCGCCTCGAGGCGCTTGGGATGGGCGTGGACGAGGTGATCGCGGGGATCCGGTCCGAAAACGTCAACACCCCCCTCGGACGGTTGACGAGGAACGGGTCCGAATTCCCTTTACGCGTTTCGGGGAAGCCCGCGGAGGTGTCCCGGTTCCCGTCGATGGTGATCGGTCAGAGGAACGGGCGGGCCGTGCTGCTGGGCGAGGTCGCCGACGTGGTCGACGGGATCGAGGAACCGCGGTCCCTCGCGCTGGTGAACGGCGTGCCCGCGATCGCGCTCGACCTCCAGAAGCAGTCGGGGGCGAACACGGTCTCCGTGGTCGAGCTGGTGAAGAAGGAGATCGCCCGGCTGCAGCCGGAGCTTCCCCCCGGGACGAGGATCGAGATCGTCCGGGACGCCTCGACCATGATCCGGGACTCCGTGGAAGACGTCCAGACGACCCTGATCCTCGGAGGGATCCTGACGATCTTCATCGTCTTCTGCTTCCTCAACTCGTGGCGCTCCACGGTGATCACCGGACTCACCCTTCCGATCTCCGTCATCTCCTCCTTCATCGTCATGAACTTCATGGGGATGACGCTCAACGTGATGACGCTGATGGCGCTGTCCCTCGCCATCGGCCTCCTCATCGACGACGCGATCGTGGTCCGGGAGAACATCGTCCGGCACCTCGAGCACGGGGAGGATCCTTTCGAGGCGGCCCGGGCCGGGACCACGGAGATCGGGCTCGCGGTGCTCGCCACCACCTTCTCCATCGTCGCCGTCTTCGTGCCGGTGGCGTTCATGAAGGGGATCGTCGGGCGCTTCTTCTTCCAGTTCGGGATCACCGTGGCCTTCGCGGTGCTGGTCTCCCTCTTCGTGTCGTTCACCCTCGACCCGATGCTCTCCTCCAGGTGGATCGACCCCGACATCGAGCGAAAGGGGAAACGGCATCTCGTCGCCCGGATCCTCGACCGGTTCAACGGCTGGTTCGACCGGACGGCCGACCGGTATCGGTCGGTGATCGGGTGGGCTCTCGGGCATCGCAAGACGATGCTCGCCTTCGCGACGTTGGCGTTCATCGGGGGCATCGTGGCGTTCGCCTCGCTGAAGACGGAGTTCTTCACGGCCGTGGACCGGTCCGAGTTCCAGATCAACTTCAAGTCCGCCCCGGATGCCTCCATCGCCGAGACGCGGGACCGCGTCGAGGCCGTCCTTACGGAAATCCGCAAGATCCGCGAGGTCCGCAGCACCTTCGCGACCATCGGGGCCGGGGACGCGGGGACGGTCCGGGACGGCATGGTGTACGTGAAGCTCTCCGAAAAGAAGAAGCGGAAACGGGGCCAGGACGAGATACAGAAGGAAGTGCGGGAGCGGTTGGGGACGATCCCCGCGATTATCCCTGCGATCGTCGAGGTGGGAAGGGTCACCGGAGAAAAGCCGTTCACCGTGGCCGTGCGCGGGGAGGACATCGGCCTCCTCAAGGGATACGCGGCGGCGTTGAAACAGGAGATCCGGAAGATCCCCGGGATCGTCGACCTCGAGGTGACCCTGGAGCACGACATCCCGGAGTATCGCCTGACCGTGGACGGTGAGCGGGCGGCGGACCTGGGGGTGACGACCGGGACCGTCGTGCGCACCGTGGGCGCGCTGATCGGGGGGCAGGTGGTCTCGACCTACGAGGACCCGGACGGCGACGCGGTGAACGTTCGCGTCCGGTTGCCCGTCGCGATGCGCCAGGACCCGTCCCAGGTGGAGCGGGTCCGGATGGCGGTGAACCGGGGGCCGGAAGGGGTCGCCCTCGTGCCGCTGGGCGAAGTTGCCCGGTATTCGCTGAGCGACACCCCTTCCGAGATCAACCGGCAGGCGCTCACCCGGGAAGTCATCCTCTCGGCGAACCTCGACGGGTTGCCGCTGGGGGAGGCGATGGGCAAGGTCAAGGCGATCGCCGCGAGGATGCCGATGGCTCCGGGGTACCGCGTGGTCTTCACCGGGGAGGGAGAGGACATGATCGAGTCGTTCGGCTACATGGCCGAGGCGCTGCTCCTCGCCGTGATCTTCGTCTACCTGATCCTCGCGGCGCAGTTCGAATCGTTCATCGAGCCGTTCTCGATCATGCTTTCGCTTCCCCTGTCCATCGTGGGGATGGCGGGGATGCTGCTGCTGACGGGGGACACGGTGAACATCATGTCCCTCATCGGCCTCATCATGCTGATGGGGCTGGTGACGAAGAACGCGATCCTGCTCGTCGATTACGCGAAGGTGCTGCAGACGCGGGGGATGGAGCGGTCCGAGGCGGTGATCACGGCGGGCAGGACGCGGCTGCGGCCCATCCTGATGACGACGCTGGCGATGATCTTCGGGATGCTCCCCCTGGCGCTGGGGATCGGGGCGGGGGCGGAGGAGCGGGCGCCCATGGCGCGGGCCATCGTCGGAGGGTTGATCACGTCGACCTTCCTTACGCTGCTCGTCGTGCCGGTCGTCTACACGCTGCTGGACGACCTTGCCGTGTGGATGCGGCGGAGATGGGACGGGAAGAAGGCCGCGGTCGGCGCCGTCGTCGGCTTGCTGGTCCTTCTCCTCGGGATGCCTTCCCTCGGGCCCCCGGCCGCCGCCGCCGCCGATTCCGCCGCCGTGGAGAACCTGACGCTCGACGAGGCCCTCCGGGCGGCCGTCGCGAACAACCGGGATGTCGCGAAGGCGACGGAGCTGCGGATCTTCCTTGAAGGGAAGTACGTCGAGGAGCGGGCGTCGGCCCTTCCGCAGTTCCTGGCAACCGCGGAGGCGCTTCGCGCCTGGGACGAAAGCCAATCCATCTTCGGCGCCCCCCCCGGCAGCAACCGGTACGCCGCACAGGTGGGGGTATCGCAGCCGTTGTACTCTTCCGGGGTCGTGTCGGCCGGGATCCGGGCGGCAAGCCAAGGCCTGGCGACGGCGGACGACCGGCTCCGGATCGCCCGGCACGCCGTCCTGCGGGAGGTCCACGCCGTCTTCCACGACATCCTGCTCGCGCGCGAGCTGAACCGGATCGCGGTCGAGGACCGGGCGCAGAAGGGGCGGCATCTCGACGAGGCGCGGAAGAAATACGAGGCCGGGACCGCCACCGATTA from Deltaproteobacteria bacterium carries:
- a CDS encoding efflux RND transporter permease subunit, which translates into the protein MFLSDLSIKRPIFAAVMMLALVTLGAFSYKRLAVDMFPDVEIPVVTIVTKFPGASPESVEREVSKRIEEAVNPIAGVKKVLSVSRESVSTVMVMFQLEVKLNDGAQEARAKIAAIRGELPDGIEEPIIQKLDFAAAPIVSLAVRSDTLPSKDLTTLVEKKVKRRFENIPGVGKVDLVGSSKREVNVDIDPTRLEALGMGVDEVIAGIRSENVNTPLGRLTRNGSEFPLRVSGKPAEVSRFPSMVIGQRNGRAVLLGEVADVVDGIEEPRSLALVNGVPAIALDLQKQSGANTVSVVELVKKEIARLQPELPPGTRIEIVRDASTMIRDSVEDVQTTLILGGILTIFIVFCFLNSWRSTVITGLTLPISVISSFIVMNFMGMTLNVMTLMALSLAIGLLIDDAIVVRENIVRHLEHGEDPFEAARAGTTEIGLAVLATTFSIVAVFVPVAFMKGIVGRFFFQFGITVAFAVLVSLFVSFTLDPMLSSRWIDPDIERKGKRHLVARILDRFNGWFDRTADRYRSVIGWALGHRKTMLAFATLAFIGGIVAFASLKTEFFTAVDRSEFQINFKSAPDASIAETRDRVEAVLTEIRKIREVRSTFATIGAGDAGTVRDGMVYVKLSEKKKRKRGQDEIQKEVRERLGTIPAIIPAIVEVGRVTGEKPFTVAVRGEDIGLLKGYAAALKQEIRKIPGIVDLEVTLEHDIPEYRLTVDGERAADLGVTTGTVVRTVGALIGGQVVSTYEDPDGDAVNVRVRLPVAMRQDPSQVERVRMAVNRGPEGVALVPLGEVARYSLSDTPSEINRQALTREVILSANLDGLPLGEAMGKVKAIAARMPMAPGYRVVFTGEGEDMIESFGYMAEALLLAVIFVYLILAAQFESFIEPFSIMLSLPLSIVGMAGMLLLTGDTVNIMSLIGLIMLMGLVTKNAILLVDYAKVLQTRGMERSEAVITAGRTRLRPILMTTLAMIFGMLPLALGIGAGAEERAPMARAIVGGLITSTFLTLLVVPVVYTLLDDLAVWMRRRWDGKKAAVGAVVGLLVLLLGMPSLGPPAAAAADSAAVENLTLDEALRAAVANNRDVAKATELRIFLEGKYVEERASALPQFLATAEALRAWDESQSIFGAPPGSNRYAAQVGVSQPLYSSGVVSAGIRAASQGLATADDRLRIARHAVLREVHAVFHDILLARELNRIAVEDRAQKGRHLDEARKKYEAGTATDYDVLAAEVAQQNAGPEIVRTGNLVRVSRERLRFLLGRDGREVDAKGDLSAVVGDPPNYDNALGTAVDHRPELSDLRHRRGVAQELLVIARAGNLPRLDFRGALGWQEIDFGVVDVNGKTWSAGVFASWPLFDGLRTRGRVAQAGSDVRTLRIEEAQLLDAIALEVRDAVNAVREAGEIVNALSGTVDQADRLVALAEKGYEYGVKTRLEVDDAQLNRSRALGNLARARRDYLVAGAALRHAMGTLGDGLAPPTGGKPAFRPGKSPVALVGEVLKGEPSLPK